One Falsarthrobacter nasiphocae DNA segment encodes these proteins:
- the dapE gene encoding succinyl-diaminopimelate desuccinylase, translating into MSHADIRSPQPLDLSGDVADLTRALMDIESVSGGEGPLADAVWEALSGLDGLELARNGDTILARTSLGRAERVMLAGHLDTVPLPTTPGARGTVPAAVEDGVIYGRGATDMKGGVAVQLAVAGMIGRGELNPNRDVTFVFYDHEEVSADLSGFGRLVESHGELLGADFGILLEPTNGVVEGGCNGTIRLEARTTGTAAHSARAWMGENAIHRGARVLTRLAEHEPQTVRVEGLDYRESLNAVRIAGGTAGNVIPDSMTIEINYRFAPSKSPAEAEEYVRGVLGDAIGEGCELVVTDAAAGARPGLTHPAAASFVEAVGGEPLPKYGWTDVARLSALGIPAVNFGPGDALLAHTDDEHVAEDAVRRCLEAMTAWLS; encoded by the coding sequence ATGAGCCACGCCGACATCCGAAGCCCCCAGCCCCTCGATCTCTCCGGCGACGTCGCCGACCTCACCCGCGCGCTCATGGACATCGAGTCCGTCTCGGGCGGCGAGGGCCCGCTCGCGGACGCGGTGTGGGAGGCGCTCTCCGGCCTGGACGGCCTCGAGCTGGCCCGCAACGGGGACACGATCCTCGCCCGCACCTCCCTCGGGCGCGCCGAGCGCGTCATGCTCGCCGGTCACCTGGACACGGTTCCTCTGCCGACGACGCCGGGTGCCCGCGGGACCGTGCCCGCCGCCGTCGAGGACGGCGTGATCTACGGCCGGGGCGCCACGGACATGAAGGGCGGCGTGGCGGTGCAGCTCGCGGTCGCGGGCATGATCGGCCGCGGGGAGCTGAACCCGAACCGGGACGTCACCTTCGTCTTCTACGACCACGAGGAGGTCTCCGCGGACCTGTCCGGGTTCGGCCGGCTCGTGGAGAGCCACGGGGAGCTCCTCGGCGCCGACTTCGGCATCCTGCTCGAGCCCACGAACGGCGTCGTGGAGGGCGGCTGCAACGGCACGATCCGCCTCGAGGCCCGCACCACCGGCACCGCGGCACACTCGGCGCGGGCCTGGATGGGGGAGAACGCCATCCACCGCGGCGCGCGGGTCCTCACGCGCCTGGCCGAGCACGAGCCCCAGACGGTGCGGGTCGAGGGCCTCGACTACCGCGAGAGCCTCAACGCCGTGCGGATCGCGGGCGGCACCGCCGGCAACGTCATCCCCGATTCGATGACGATCGAGATCAACTACCGGTTCGCGCCGTCCAAGTCCCCGGCCGAGGCGGAGGAGTACGTGCGGGGCGTGCTCGGCGACGCCATCGGGGAGGGGTGCGAGCTCGTCGTCACGGACGCGGCGGCCGGAGCCCGGCCCGGGCTGACGCACCCCGCGGCGGCGTCCTTCGTCGAGGCCGTCGGGGGCGAGCCGCTGCCCAAGTACGGCTGGACGGACGTCGCTCGCCTCTCCGCCCTCGGCATCCCGGCCGTGAACTTCGGCCCCGGCGACGCACTCCTCGCCCACACGGACGACGAGCACGTGGCCGAGGACGCCGTGCGGCGCTGCCTCGAGGCCATGACGGCCTGGCTCTCCTAG
- the dapD gene encoding 2,3,4,5-tetrahydropyridine-2,6-dicarboxylate N-succinyltransferase: MTLASGLGLATVHDSGTVLDAWFPSPRLGAGADDAELRAQMEPLAVTDEARRTRREIVSLEIETDTAPASTADAYLRLHLLSHRLAAPNTLNLDGIFGHLPNVVWTSAGPCHPEGFELTRAALAARGPLTVFGVDKFPRLTDYVLPSGVRIADADRVRLGAHLAPGTTVMHEGFVNFNAGTLGTSMVEGRISASVVVGDGSDVGGGASIMGTLSGGGTQRITIGERVLLGANSGVGISIGDDSVVEAGLYVTAGTKVLVRDASGERTVKALDLSGVPNLLFLRNSVTGAVEARPRAGRTVELNSDLHAN; this comes from the coding sequence ATGACACTTGCCTCCGGCCTCGGCCTCGCCACCGTCCATGATTCCGGCACCGTCCTCGACGCCTGGTTCCCCTCCCCTCGCCTGGGGGCGGGAGCGGACGACGCCGAGCTGCGCGCCCAGATGGAGCCGCTTGCCGTGACGGACGAGGCGCGCCGGACGCGCCGCGAGATCGTCTCCCTCGAGATCGAGACGGACACGGCCCCCGCCTCCACCGCGGACGCCTACCTCCGCCTTCACCTGCTCTCCCACCGCCTCGCCGCGCCCAACACGCTCAACCTCGACGGGATCTTCGGGCACCTGCCCAACGTCGTGTGGACGAGCGCCGGCCCGTGCCACCCCGAGGGCTTCGAGCTGACCCGTGCCGCCCTCGCGGCCCGCGGCCCGCTCACCGTGTTCGGGGTGGACAAGTTCCCGCGCCTGACGGACTACGTCCTGCCGAGCGGCGTGCGGATTGCCGATGCGGACCGCGTCCGCCTCGGGGCCCACCTCGCCCCGGGGACGACGGTCATGCACGAGGGCTTCGTCAACTTCAACGCCGGGACGCTCGGCACGTCGATGGTCGAGGGCCGCATCAGCGCGTCCGTCGTCGTCGGTGACGGCTCGGACGTGGGCGGCGGCGCCTCGATCATGGGCACCCTCTCCGGCGGCGGGACGCAGCGCATCACGATCGGCGAGCGCGTCCTCCTCGGCGCCAACTCGGGCGTGGGCATCTCGATCGGCGACGACTCGGTCGTCGAGGCCGGCCTGTACGTCACGGCGGGCACGAAGGTCCTCGTCCGGGACGCGTCCGGCGAGCGGACCGTCAAGGCCCTCGACCTCTCCGGCGTGCCCAACCTGCTCTTCCTCCGCAACTCCGTCACCGGCGCCGTGGAGGCCCGCCCGCGAGCGGGACGGACGGTCGAGCTCAACTCCGACCTCCATGCCAACTGA